A stretch of the Panulirus ornatus isolate Po-2019 chromosome 10, ASM3632096v1, whole genome shotgun sequence genome encodes the following:
- the LOC139750856 gene encoding uncharacterized protein, with the protein MSVHPTDLWTSTMKLVGTLLLTVAATLVVSAEGQDIPMMQNAMKLVLQMCRDVVKSTFTEEVGEMCKKENAHNITTDCFPEMNGKKISCVLNCLGDSAPEGDSSGGSQDEENETLNSIKFVEALMTKKRKMCIMSIMKDCVQEKTGVMLPA; encoded by the exons ATGTCTGTTCACCCTACAGATCTGTGGACATCCACCATGAAGCTAGTCGGGACCCTGTTACTGACGGTGGCGGCGACGCTTGTGGTGTCTGCTGAGGGTCAGGACATACCAATGATGCAGAATGCAATGAAGTTAG TTCTTCAGATGTGTCGTGATGTGGTCAAAAGCACTTTCACTGAAGAAGTTGGAGAAATGTGCAAGAAGGAGAATGCCCACAACATCACCACTGATTGCTTCCCAGAGATGAACGGAAAAAAAATTAGTTGCGTCCTTAACTGCTTGG GAGACTCTGCACCTGAGGGTGACTCTTCAGGAGGCTCCCAGGACGAGGAAAACGAGACTCTAAACAGCATAAAGTTTGTGGAAGCTTTGATGACCAAGAAACGCAAGATGTGCATCATGTCG ATCATGAAGGATTGTGTACAGGAGAAAACTGGAGTTATGTTGCCAGCTTGA